AGGGTTGATTCGCTACAGCAACAACTCAACTATCAGGAGGCATATATCAATAATCTGAAGAATGTTTTTACCGGCGTTCTGGATGTTGATTCTGTGAAAATAACCGATACGATATCCGTTTCGGAAAATGATCCGTTGTTGAAAAGGACAGAGAAAGAGAAAGTCTTTGTAGATCGCTATGAGGATAAGGAACGGTATAATTTATCCGTTATCTCTCCTACTGCTTCGGGTCCTATGGAAGGAGTTGTTTTCTTTAAGCCATTGAAAGGATTGGTAATTAGTAAATTCAATCCGTCAAACGACCGATATGGTATTAATCTGAAAGTAGCATCTCAGGAAACTGTTTTGGCAGTACTTGAAGGTACAGTCGTTTTCTCGGGTTATGATTTTACAACAGGATATACTATGCAAATTCAACATAAAAATGGGTTTGTTTCAATTTATAAGAACAATACGTTACTTCTAAAAAAAGTAGGGGATAAAGTTCGTACCGGAGAAGCGATTGCCGTTATCGGTGATGGCAAGGCTAAAGACAATGCTGATTTAGTTCTCGGCTTTGAGCTTTGGTATAAAGGAAACCCTGTAAACCCTGAAGATTATATAGCTTTTTAATAAAAGCCCAGAAAGAAATAGAATATACATGAAACGAAATATTGCAATACTTGGCTCTACCGGCTCTATAGGAACACAGGCTCTTGATGTGATCAGGGAACACAAAGACGAGTTTGAGATATATGCACTTACAGCCAATAATAATGCAGATTTACTAATTGCGCAGGCTCGGGAGTTTATGCCCGAGGTAGTAGTGATTGCCAATGAGGAAAAGTATGCGTATGTAAAAGATGCTTTATCTGATCTTCCTCTAAAGGTTTGGTGTGGATGTGATGCTATTGCACAAGTGGTAGAGAGCGAACCTATCAATATGGTTTTGACTGCTATGGTGGGCTATTCGGGCTTGAAACCTACGATAAATGCAATCAAAGCAAAAAAGGCGATTGCGCTTGCCAATAAAGAGACTCTTGTTGTAGCCGGAGAATTAATAACAAATCTGGCTATCGAAAATAAAGTGCCTATTCTCCCTGTCGATTCGGAGCATTCTGCGATATTTCAGTGCCTGAATGGGGAGAATTCTCAAATAGAAAAAATATTATTAACTGCTTCGGGTGGGCCATTTCGTAAACATTCGAAAGAGCAGCTGCAAAGCGTTACTAAAAAAGAAGCCCTAAAGCATCCCAACTGGGATATGGGTGCAAAGGTAACTATCGATTCAGCCTCGTTGATGAACAAAGGCTTGGAGATGATAGAAGCCAAATGGTTATTCGGTGTCGAACCCGACCAGATTGAAGTGGTGGTACATCCCCAATCAATCATCCATTCTATGGTGCAATTCGAAGATGCTTCTATTATCGCTCAGCTGGGCTTGCCGGATATGCATCTTCCGATACAATATGCACTTGCTTATCCCAAACGGTTAAAATCGAATTTTGAAAGACTTGATTTCTTTAAGCTGCAAACAATGACTTTCGAAAAACCCGACACAGACAGATTCCGTAATCTGGCTTTTGCTTTTGAGGCGGCAAGGCTCAAAGGAAATATGGCATGTATAATGAATGCTGCGAATGAGATCGCTGTTGAGGCGTTTTTACACGACAAAGTCGGCTTTTTGGAAATGAGCGACGTGATAGAAAAAACAATGCAGAAGGTATGCTTTGTAGATACACCAACGTATGACGACTATGTGCAAACAGACACAGAGGCTCGCTATATAGCAAAAGAGTTTATCAAATAACACTATAATAATTTTTAATGGAAACTATTTTAATTAAGGCGTTACAACTAATATTAAGTTTATCTATACTTGTTGTTATACACGAGTTCGGGCACTTTCTTTTTGCCCGCCTTTTCAAAATAAGAGTCGAAAAGTTCTATCTTTTCTTCAATCCATGGTTCTCGCTGTTTAAATTTAAACCCAAAAACAGTGATACAGAGTATGGTATCGGTTGGTTGCCCCTAGGTGGCTATGTGAAGATATCGGGAATGATAGATGAGTCTATGGACAAGGAACAGATGGCGCAGCCTGCACAGCCTTGGGAATTTCGTTCCAAACCGGCATGGCAGAGACTATTGGTGATGGTTGGCGGAGTGCTGTTTAACTTTATATTAGCAATAATCATATATGGAATAATCCTATTTTCGTGGGGAGACTCTTACATCCCTGTAAAGTCGGTGAAAAATGGTATGACATTTTCTCAGACGGCAAAAGAATTGGGTGGATATCAAGAACGTGATATCATTCTTAGCATAGATGGTAAGGATATGAACAACCGCAGTGGCGTGTTGAACATGAATACCTTTATGCAGTTCCTTGATGCGAAGCAGGTTGTTGTAGAACGCGAAGGCAAACAGGTGACTTTGACCATGCCCGAAAAATTTGCAGAAAATGTTATTGGTGCTGAAGACCTGCAACCGCCATATTATTATTGGACATCAACACGTCTGGATACAGTGTCTGATGCTGCTAAAGCGGCCGGTTTACAAAAAGGAGATAGTATTCTTTCTGTAAACGGAAATAATGTGACATCTTGGATGCAGCTTTCTGGAGAAATCTCTAAAAAAGAAAATAAAGGAAAACATATAGCAATCACTTATATGCGAGACTCACTAACCGCAACAGTGAAAGTCTTGGTAAACGATGAAAATAAAATAGGGATAGGTGGTGTAAGTCCTATATACGAAGTTAAAACAGATAAGTTTAGTTTCTTGAAAGCCATACCATCAGGTGCGGTTCTTGGTGTGGAAACGCTGAAAGGCTACGTTGCTCAGATGCGTTTTGTGTTTTCTTCTAAAGGGGTACAAAATCTGAGTGGCTTTGCCGGAATTGGTAACCTTTTCCCACCTGCTTGGGACTGGCATGCTTTCTGGTCGATGACTGCGTTTCTATCTATCGTTCTTGCATTTATGAATATATTGCCTATTCCTGCTCTGGATGGCGGCCATATCATGTTCTTGTTGTACGAAGTCATTACAAGACGGCAACCGAACGAAAAGTTTATGGAAAGAGCCCAAATGGTAGGTATGATTTTCTTATTGCTCTTGCTTGTGGTGGCAAATGGAAATGATATAATCAGAATCTTTTTCAAGTAAAAAATATGACTATTACAGAATTAATCAATAAAAGTGATAAAACTGCTTTCTCTTTCGAAATTCTTCCTCCATTGAAGGGGAACAATGTAGAGAAAGTATATAATATAATAGATAAGCTAATTGAGTTTGATCCTCAGTATATAAATATAACAACTCACCATAGCGAGTACCTCGATCAGCAAATGCCCGATGGAACAGTAAAAAGGGTGAATATACGCAAGCGTCCCGGTTCTGTGGCTATTGCAGCTTCTATTCAGCACAAATACAATGTGACGGCTGTTCCGCACATGATATGCAAAGGGTTCTCTCAGGAGGAAACCGAATATGCGCTTATCGATCTCAACTTTTTGCATGTTCAAAATTTGCTGTTGCTTAGAGGTGATACAAAACGACTTGCACCTGAGCAGATATATCCAAACCGGAATGAATATGCAACAGACCTTCAGCTACAGGTGAATAACTTCAATGAAGGTATTGCGGCAGATGGAAGTTTATTCGAAAAAAATGCAACTCCTTTTTCTTACGGGATGGCATGCTACCCGGAGGTTCATGAAGATGCTGTTAGTGCGGAGTCCGATATTTTCTATATGAAGCAAAAAGCAGACAATGGTGCAGAATATTTTGTAACTCAAATGTTTTTTGACAATCAGAAATATTTCTCATTCGTAGAAAAGTGTAGAGAAGCAGGAATTACGCAGCCTATCATACCGGGTGTAAAACCTATTGTTTTGATGAGCCAGTTGGAAGTATTACCAAGAATATTCCGTTCGAGCATACCCGAGGAGTTAGCAGTTGAACTAAGAAAGTGTAAGACCGATGACGACGCAAAAGAAGTTGGAATAGAATGGGGTATTAAGCAGTCTAAGGAGCTTATTGAATATGGGGTTCCTAGTATACACTTTTATTCTTTGCTTGCAACGGAGAGTGTAAGACGTATTGCTAAAGAGATTTACTAGAATTTATCTCTATATAAGAGAGTTCTTATAAAAAAGGTAACAATAAAGTAACAACAAAATAGGCGTTTATTCTGTCACTTTTGTCACCTTTTGAAAATAAATATTTGAATATTAATTTTTTATGTTTCTAAAGGTTTGTTACTTTTGATGTGTGACAGATAACTGAAAAAGAATGTTTTTTAAAGATATTGTAGGGCAGAGTGAAGTAAAAGAGAGGCTTGTTACATCGGCAAGGAAGGGGCTTATACCCCATGCTCAGCTTTTTTGCGGGCCAGAGGGAGTCGGTAAATTCCCTTTAGCATTGGCTTACGCCCAATATCTTAACTGTGAAAATCCGAGGGATAACGATTCGTGCGGAAAATGTGCATCTTGTGTCAAATATGCTCATTTGACTCATCCCGATCTTCACTTTGTTTTCCCTATCGTAAAGAAAGCAGCGAAGAAAAAAGAGGTTTGTGATGATTATATAGCCGATTGGAGAGAATTTGTAAAGCAACACAACTATTATTTTAACCTTACCCAGTGGTTAGATCATATCGATGCCGAAAACTCTCAAGGGCTTATTTATGCGAAGGAAAGCGAGGAGATTCTGCGTAAGCTGAGCCTTCGTATATATGAAGCTAAATATAAGATAATGATTATCTGGCTTCCCGAAAAAATGCATGAGTCTTGTGCAAATAAGTTGCTGAAGATTATAGAAGAACCGACAGATAATACTATATTTCTGCTTGTATCCGATACGCCGGATAATATTATAACAACTATTCAGTCTCGTTGTCAGCGTATCAATGTGCATGGCGTAGCCGAAAGTGATATTGTGCAGGCTCTCGAATCTGAATATAATATTTTGCCTGATGATGCAACTACTGTTGCACATTTATCGAAAGGTAGTTACCTGAAGGCTGTGGAAACGATCAGCCTGAACGAAGAACATAAGTTTTTTTTCAATCTGTTTGTGCAGATGATGAGAGCTTCTTATGCTCGTAACATAAAGGAAATAAAGACTATCGGTAATGAATTGGCAGCAATAGGACGCGAGAATCAAAAAAGCTTCCTGATATATAGTCAGCGCATGGTTCGCGAATATTTTGTAAGTAACTTGCATCAGCCCGAAATTACCTATTTAGCTCAGGATGAGGCTAATTTCGGAATACGCTTTGCGCCGTTTATCAATGAACGTAATATTGTAGGTTTTATGGATGAACTGGCTCTGGCTGAAAGACATATAGAACAAAATGTAAACGCCAAGATGGTGTTTTTCGATCTTTGTCTGAAAATAACAATGCTGATTAAACAATAAATATAAACCCACAAAGCTAGAAAAGGGGCTTTGTCTTAATTAATTAAAATGAATAACAATGGATTCAAATCAAAATACATTTAATCCTGCCATGGACTGTCAGGGCACTTGCAAAACACCGATAGGGTGTACTTGTGCCAGGGCAAACCGAAAGGCACTTGTTACAGTCGCTACTAGCGAATCGCAGAAGCAGGCGGTAACTAAAACGTGTGGTTGTCAATCCGGTGGAGGTTGCGGCTGTCAGTCGGGAGGCGGCTGTGGTTGCCAATCGGGAGGCGGTTGTCAGTCTAAAAAAGGCGGATGTTGCAGCGGTACTAATAAATTGGAAGTTTACAATTGGCTTGAAGATCTTCCGGAGATACCGGGCGAATCGCAGATGGTTGAGGTTCAATTTAAAAATACACGTAAAGGCTATTATCTCAACAGTAATAATATAGAACTATTCAGAGGAGATATCGTTGCTGTAGAAGCCACACCGGGACACGATATTGGAGAAGTAACGCTTACAGGCAAACTGGTGAAACTTCAAATGCTAAAGAATAACTATCGTGGAGAGACTAAGCGCATTTATCGTATAGCTAAACAAAACGATATTGAGAAATGGGAAGACGCTAAATCGAAAGAACATAAAACGATGCTTCGTTCGAGAGAGATAGCCGAAGAACTTAATCTTGCGATGAAGATCAGTGATGTCGAATATCAAGGAGATGGGAACAAGGCTATTTTTTATTATATAGCAGACGAGCGTGTGGACTTTCGTCAGTTGATAAAAGTATATGCTTCCGAGTTTCGCGTGAAAATAGAAATGAAGCAGATCGGAGCACGTCAGGAAGCCGGTAGAGTGGGTGGCATTGGCCCTTGTGGGCGAGAACTTTGTTGTTCTAGTTCGATGTCTAACTTTATCTCGGTGTCTACATCTGCCGCTCGATTACAAGATATTCCGCTAAATCCTCAGAAATTGGCGGGGCAATGTGGTAAACTCAAATGTTGTCTCAATTTTGAGGTAGACACTTACGTGGAGGCTCAACGAAAATTGCCATCACGCGAAGTAATCCTTGAGACAAAAGATTCGTCTTATTATCATTTCAAGACCGACATACTTTCGGGGACAATGACCTATTCCACAGATAAGAATTTTGCGGCGAACCTTATCTCTTTACCTAAAGACAGGGTTTTTGATGTGATAAGGATGAATAAGAGAGGAGACAGACCTCTGCATTTAGCTATGGAATCTCAAGAGCAAACCGAGAAACCGACCTCACATGATATATTGCAAGAAAATATCAATCGTTTTGATGATAATGGAAATGGCAATAACCGTAATAATAAGAAAAAGAAGTTTGTAAAAAACAATAAAGGGGAAAATCCTAAACCGGGAAATGTGCAGCCGGCCAATAATCAGCCGAATAGTAAGCCTCAAATAAATAAAGTTCAGGGAGGAAATAATAACAGGCCGCAACAACAAGCTGAAGCCAATTCTCAGGGTAATCCCAATCCGAATCAAAATTCGAATCCGAACCCGAATCGGAATAAAAATAAAAACAGACATAACAGAAACAGATCAAACCGCAATGGAAATTCGGAACAGAAGAAGCCTGAAGCATAAAGTTTTTTTTGCGTTATGTGTTATGTTGCTAACCCTTATAAATATCTCCTGTGACAAGCAGGAGATATACTATCATTTTCATGAACTGAAGGATGAGGCATGGGCACAAAACGATACGCTTGTGTTTGATATAGATTCTACGCTTTTCGAACTGAATAGACCTTATGATCTTACAATAGAGGTTACCAATAGCGTGAGTTATCCTTATCAGAATATCTGGTTTTTTGTTCAGTCAAATATCGATACAGACTCTCTATTCGTTGATACATCTAAAGAATTTCTGCTGGCTGATAAACTTGGTAAATGGCAGGGATCAGGATTTGGTACATTGTATCAATCTTCTCTCCCTTTCGGAGAAATTACCTTTAAGGAAAAGCGAAACTACCGTATCAAGATAGAGCACGGTATGCGAGATCAGACCTTGAGCGGTATAGAGAAAGTAGGCATTAAGATATCTAAGCCTTAATAATCAGAAGTCTAACTTCAACTGCTTGTCTATTAAATTGAATGTTAGCCTGTGATAAGGTGTGACACCATGTTTGTCTATTGCCTCACGATGCTTTTTTGTCGGATATCCTTTGTTGTGATCCCAATCATATAGCGGATACTCTCTGTGTAAATTGAGCATGTAGTCGTCCCTGTATGTTTTAGCTAATACCGATGCCGCAGCAATAGGCAATAGTTTGCCATCTCCTTTTACAACACACGTGTGTGGTATGTCTTCGTATTTGCGGAAGCGATTACCGTCAATTAATAAATGTTGTGGACGAGTCTTTAGGTTTGCTACAGCTCGTTGCATAGCAAGAAACGAAGCATTCAGTATGTTGATCTCATCTATCTCCTTTTGATCCACAATGCCTATAGCCCAAGCCAGAGCCTGCTCTTCGATAAGTGGACGTAATGCATACCTTTCTTTTTCGGTCAGTTGTTTTGAGTCGTTCAGCTTTTCGCAGATAAAACCTTTGGGTAATATAACAGCCGCTGCAAATACAGCTCCCGCCAGACAGCCTCTTCCGGCTTCGTCACATCCTGCTTCTACTAGGTCGGGATATAATGATAGTTCTAACATTTCTAAAACTTAATATATAGGTTATTATCTTCTGGTGGGAAATCCAACTCTATTTCATTCATATTGATTGGGATATCCGTTGCTTCAGATAGTTTTTCAAGATACTCTTTTAAGGATTTGTCAACCTTTTCGTCTCCATAAGCATGTTTGATAAATATCTGTCCTATTATATCGGCAAAGAGACTCGATGTTTCTTCCGAAAGATTATATCCTAGTTTGTTGATCTTACTTTTAGCAAGGGTGGTGGATAGTTTAAGCATTCGCTGTTTATCCTCTTCCGCCAGATTGGGGTTGCCGGGTATTGATGTCACATTTTCAGTTCTTATTTTCATACCGTTAGCATCCAGTTCCACAAAACGATAAGAGAATGGATAGGCTGATAAAGTACCGGTTTCTATATCATATATCACATTGCCTTTGTCGGAGGTAAAGGCTGTGATGTCATTCGAATGAAAGTGCCCGGTAAAGATAGCTTTTACACCATTGTCTGCAAACAGGTTTGCTAATCTTTGATAATCGTCTACAAGGTAGTCTTTAAAGAATGAAGACTGATACATGATATGCTCCGCAAAGCCCCAGTGCATCATGCCTATTACTTGTTTATTCTTTTGTTTGGCTTCTCTTAAAATCTCGAGTATCCATCTTTCTGTATCGGGAGAGGTTTTTCCGGCTGTTATGCTGTTAGTTGTATACTCTTTATATCTGGCTGCGTCTATGGCGAGAAGCCATGTTTGATCATCGAGAGAAGCGACATAACTTAATGAATTATCATCTCTTTTCAGCGCATTGCTATAGC
The Dysgonomonas mossii genome window above contains:
- the holB gene encoding DNA polymerase III subunit delta', translated to MFFKDIVGQSEVKERLVTSARKGLIPHAQLFCGPEGVGKFPLALAYAQYLNCENPRDNDSCGKCASCVKYAHLTHPDLHFVFPIVKKAAKKKEVCDDYIADWREFVKQHNYYFNLTQWLDHIDAENSQGLIYAKESEEILRKLSLRIYEAKYKIMIIWLPEKMHESCANKLLKIIEEPTDNTIFLLVSDTPDNIITTIQSRCQRINVHGVAESDIVQALESEYNILPDDATTVAHLSKGSYLKAVETISLNEEHKFFFNLFVQMMRASYARNIKEIKTIGNELAAIGRENQKSFLIYSQRMVREYFVSNLHQPEITYLAQDEANFGIRFAPFINERNIVGFMDELALAERHIEQNVNAKMVFFDLCLKITMLIKQ
- the rseP gene encoding RIP metalloprotease RseP; the encoded protein is METILIKALQLILSLSILVVIHEFGHFLFARLFKIRVEKFYLFFNPWFSLFKFKPKNSDTEYGIGWLPLGGYVKISGMIDESMDKEQMAQPAQPWEFRSKPAWQRLLVMVGGVLFNFILAIIIYGIILFSWGDSYIPVKSVKNGMTFSQTAKELGGYQERDIILSIDGKDMNNRSGVLNMNTFMQFLDAKQVVVEREGKQVTLTMPEKFAENVIGAEDLQPPYYYWTSTRLDTVSDAAKAAGLQKGDSILSVNGNNVTSWMQLSGEISKKENKGKHIAITYMRDSLTATVKVLVNDENKIGIGGVSPIYEVKTDKFSFLKAIPSGAVLGVETLKGYVAQMRFVFSSKGVQNLSGFAGIGNLFPPAWDWHAFWSMTAFLSIVLAFMNILPIPALDGGHIMFLLYEVITRRQPNEKFMERAQMVGMIFLLLLLVVANGNDIIRIFFK
- a CDS encoding gliding motility lipoprotein GldH, giving the protein MEIRNRRSLKHKVFFALCVMLLTLINISCDKQEIYYHFHELKDEAWAQNDTLVFDIDSTLFELNRPYDLTIEVTNSVSYPYQNIWFFVQSNIDTDSLFVDTSKEFLLADKLGKWQGSGFGTLYQSSLPFGEITFKEKRNYRIKIEHGMRDQTLSGIEKVGIKISKP
- a CDS encoding methylenetetrahydrofolate reductase codes for the protein MTITELINKSDKTAFSFEILPPLKGNNVEKVYNIIDKLIEFDPQYINITTHHSEYLDQQMPDGTVKRVNIRKRPGSVAIAASIQHKYNVTAVPHMICKGFSQEETEYALIDLNFLHVQNLLLLRGDTKRLAPEQIYPNRNEYATDLQLQVNNFNEGIAADGSLFEKNATPFSYGMACYPEVHEDAVSAESDIFYMKQKADNGAEYFVTQMFFDNQKYFSFVEKCREAGITQPIIPGVKPIVLMSQLEVLPRIFRSSIPEELAVELRKCKTDDDAKEVGIEWGIKQSKELIEYGVPSIHFYSLLATESVRRIAKEIY
- a CDS encoding PSP1 domain-containing protein; this translates as MDSNQNTFNPAMDCQGTCKTPIGCTCARANRKALVTVATSESQKQAVTKTCGCQSGGGCGCQSGGGCGCQSGGGCQSKKGGCCSGTNKLEVYNWLEDLPEIPGESQMVEVQFKNTRKGYYLNSNNIELFRGDIVAVEATPGHDIGEVTLTGKLVKLQMLKNNYRGETKRIYRIAKQNDIEKWEDAKSKEHKTMLRSREIAEELNLAMKISDVEYQGDGNKAIFYYIADERVDFRQLIKVYASEFRVKIEMKQIGARQEAGRVGGIGPCGRELCCSSSMSNFISVSTSAARLQDIPLNPQKLAGQCGKLKCCLNFEVDTYVEAQRKLPSREVILETKDSSYYHFKTDILSGTMTYSTDKNFAANLISLPKDRVFDVIRMNKRGDRPLHLAMESQEQTEKPTSHDILQENINRFDDNGNGNNRNNKKKKFVKNNKGENPKPGNVQPANNQPNSKPQINKVQGGNNNRPQQQAEANSQGNPNPNQNSNPNPNRNKNKNRHNRNRSNRNGNSEQKKPEA
- a CDS encoding 1-deoxy-D-xylulose-5-phosphate reductoisomerase; this encodes MKRNIAILGSTGSIGTQALDVIREHKDEFEIYALTANNNADLLIAQAREFMPEVVVIANEEKYAYVKDALSDLPLKVWCGCDAIAQVVESEPINMVLTAMVGYSGLKPTINAIKAKKAIALANKETLVVAGELITNLAIENKVPILPVDSEHSAIFQCLNGENSQIEKILLTASGGPFRKHSKEQLQSVTKKEALKHPNWDMGAKVTIDSASLMNKGLEMIEAKWLFGVEPDQIEVVVHPQSIIHSMVQFEDASIIAQLGLPDMHLPIQYALAYPKRLKSNFERLDFFKLQTMTFEKPDTDRFRNLAFAFEAARLKGNMACIMNAANEIAVEAFLHDKVGFLEMSDVIEKTMQKVCFVDTPTYDDYVQTDTEARYIAKEFIK
- a CDS encoding metallophosphoesterase family protein, with protein sequence MKYLLFYVLLFISSCSIAKEPLRIGVITDTHYLSEQLMEKGQALNDYIASSGKNIKDVPQVLDQVLNEYLNSDIQVLLICGDITKDGEKLSHLDFLKKLKPLQEEGIKIYVIPGNHDINMPNASEYKGDKKLPVANISPDDFASIYKDCGYSNALKRDDNSLSYVASLDDQTWLLAIDAARYKEYTTNSITAGKTSPDTERWILEILREAKQKNKQVIGMMHWGFAEHIMYQSSFFKDYLVDDYQRLANLFADNGVKAIFTGHFHSNDITAFTSDKGNVIYDIETGTLSAYPFSYRFVELDANGMKIRTENVTSIPGNPNLAEEDKQRMLKLSTTLAKSKINKLGYNLSEETSSLFADIIGQIFIKHAYGDEKVDKSLKEYLEKLSEATDIPINMNEIELDFPPEDNNLYIKF
- a CDS encoding murein hydrolase activator EnvC family protein, which translates into the protein MVKKKKNKHDIWKRLHFKYRLSVMNENTLEEVWSIKASMFSGGVLFLLFAISLVTITSFLIIATPIRYYLPGYLDAEVREKALRAAIRVDSLQQQLNYQEAYINNLKNVFTGVLDVDSVKITDTISVSENDPLLKRTEKEKVFVDRYEDKERYNLSVISPTASGPMEGVVFFKPLKGLVISKFNPSNDRYGINLKVASQETVLAVLEGTVVFSGYDFTTGYTMQIQHKNGFVSIYKNNTLLLKKVGDKVRTGEAIAVIGDGKAKDNADLVLGFELWYKGNPVNPEDYIAF
- a CDS encoding ribonuclease HII, with amino-acid sequence MLELSLYPDLVEAGCDEAGRGCLAGAVFAAAVILPKGFICEKLNDSKQLTEKERYALRPLIEEQALAWAIGIVDQKEIDEINILNASFLAMQRAVANLKTRPQHLLIDGNRFRKYEDIPHTCVVKGDGKLLPIAAASVLAKTYRDDYMLNLHREYPLYDWDHNKGYPTKKHREAIDKHGVTPYHRLTFNLIDKQLKLDF